A part of Carettochelys insculpta isolate YL-2023 chromosome 1, ASM3395843v1, whole genome shotgun sequence genomic DNA contains:
- the JAM2 gene encoding junctional adhesion molecule B isoform X1: MASRRLLSLLLGVLGALCDREAYGIAVKTDNQHVTAKEFQEAMLSCKYSTGKGIIPRVEWKKLRNGDVSFVYYRDNLVGDLKGRAEMIDSSIRIRNVTRKDSASYRCEVSAPTERGQNVAEATVTLTVLVASAAPSCIVPSSAMSGTVVEMRCKENEGSPASEYKWYRNGVVLVENAGMGSDKKRNISYTMNKKTGTLLFNRVSKDDTGEYYCEASNGIGLPQKCSAKRMQVDDLNISGIIAAVVVVALVMALCGLGVFYAQKKGYFSKENSSQKKSSDYKYTPSEKDFRHTKSFVI, translated from the exons ATCGTGAAGCATATGGCATTGCTGTCAAAACGGACAATCAGCATGTTACAGCAAAGGAATTTCAAG AGGCTATGCTTAGCTGTAAATACTCAACTGGAAAGGGTATTATTCcaagagtagaatggaagaaacTCAGAAACGGGGATGTCTCATTTGTATACTACAGAGACAACTTAGTAG GTGATCTGAAAGGCCGAGCAGAGATGATAGATTCAAGCATACGAATTAGAAATGTGACCAGAAAAGATTCTGCAAGTTACCGTTGTGAAGTTAGTGCGCCAACTGAGAGGGGGCAAAATGTGGCAGAGGCTACCGTTACTCTCACGGTGTTGG TGGCCTCAGCAGCTCCATCTTGCATAGTGCCCAGCTCAGCCATGAGTGGAACAGTAGTAGAAATGAGATGCAAAGAAAATGAAGGGTCTCCTGCTTCTGAGTACAAGTGGTATAGGAATGGCGTTGTTTTGGTAGAAAACGCAGGAATGGGCAGTgacaaaaaaagaaacatttcttaCACGATGAATAAAAAGACAGGAACACTG CTATTTAACAGAGTTTCAAAGGACGACACTGGAGAGTATTACTGTGAAGCCTCTAATGGAATCGGACTTCCTCAAAAATGTTCTGCAAAGCGAATGCAAGTTG ATGATCTTAATATAAGCGGAATCATAGCTGCTGTAGTAGTTGTGGCTCTGGTAATGGCATTATGTGGCCTTGGGGTATTTTATGCACAAAAAAAAGGTTACTTTTCAA AAGAAAACTCTTCTCA gaagaagagttctgaCTATAAATATACCCCAAGTGAAAAG
- the JAM2 gene encoding junctional adhesion molecule B isoform X2, protein MLCNFSMILASLKLDREAYGIAVKTDNQHVTAKEFQEAMLSCKYSTGKGIIPRVEWKKLRNGDVSFVYYRDNLVGDLKGRAEMIDSSIRIRNVTRKDSASYRCEVSAPTERGQNVAEATVTLTVLVASAAPSCIVPSSAMSGTVVEMRCKENEGSPASEYKWYRNGVVLVENAGMGSDKKRNISYTMNKKTGTLLFNRVSKDDTGEYYCEASNGIGLPQKCSAKRMQVDDLNISGIIAAVVVVALVMALCGLGVFYAQKKGYFSKENSSQKKSSDYKYTPSEKDFRHTKSFVI, encoded by the exons ATCGTGAAGCATATGGCATTGCTGTCAAAACGGACAATCAGCATGTTACAGCAAAGGAATTTCAAG AGGCTATGCTTAGCTGTAAATACTCAACTGGAAAGGGTATTATTCcaagagtagaatggaagaaacTCAGAAACGGGGATGTCTCATTTGTATACTACAGAGACAACTTAGTAG GTGATCTGAAAGGCCGAGCAGAGATGATAGATTCAAGCATACGAATTAGAAATGTGACCAGAAAAGATTCTGCAAGTTACCGTTGTGAAGTTAGTGCGCCAACTGAGAGGGGGCAAAATGTGGCAGAGGCTACCGTTACTCTCACGGTGTTGG TGGCCTCAGCAGCTCCATCTTGCATAGTGCCCAGCTCAGCCATGAGTGGAACAGTAGTAGAAATGAGATGCAAAGAAAATGAAGGGTCTCCTGCTTCTGAGTACAAGTGGTATAGGAATGGCGTTGTTTTGGTAGAAAACGCAGGAATGGGCAGTgacaaaaaaagaaacatttcttaCACGATGAATAAAAAGACAGGAACACTG CTATTTAACAGAGTTTCAAAGGACGACACTGGAGAGTATTACTGTGAAGCCTCTAATGGAATCGGACTTCCTCAAAAATGTTCTGCAAAGCGAATGCAAGTTG ATGATCTTAATATAAGCGGAATCATAGCTGCTGTAGTAGTTGTGGCTCTGGTAATGGCATTATGTGGCCTTGGGGTATTTTATGCACAAAAAAAAGGTTACTTTTCAA AAGAAAACTCTTCTCA gaagaagagttctgaCTATAAATATACCCCAAGTGAAAAG
- the JAM2 gene encoding junctional adhesion molecule B isoform X4, giving the protein MLSCKYSTGKGIIPRVEWKKLRNGDVSFVYYRDNLVGDLKGRAEMIDSSIRIRNVTRKDSASYRCEVSAPTERGQNVAEATVTLTVLVASAAPSCIVPSSAMSGTVVEMRCKENEGSPASEYKWYRNGVVLVENAGMGSDKKRNISYTMNKKTGTLLFNRVSKDDTGEYYCEASNGIGLPQKCSAKRMQVDDLNISGIIAAVVVVALVMALCGLGVFYAQKKGYFSKENSSQKKSSDYKYTPSEKDFRHTKSFVI; this is encoded by the exons ATGCTTAGCTGTAAATACTCAACTGGAAAGGGTATTATTCcaagagtagaatggaagaaacTCAGAAACGGGGATGTCTCATTTGTATACTACAGAGACAACTTAGTAG GTGATCTGAAAGGCCGAGCAGAGATGATAGATTCAAGCATACGAATTAGAAATGTGACCAGAAAAGATTCTGCAAGTTACCGTTGTGAAGTTAGTGCGCCAACTGAGAGGGGGCAAAATGTGGCAGAGGCTACCGTTACTCTCACGGTGTTGG TGGCCTCAGCAGCTCCATCTTGCATAGTGCCCAGCTCAGCCATGAGTGGAACAGTAGTAGAAATGAGATGCAAAGAAAATGAAGGGTCTCCTGCTTCTGAGTACAAGTGGTATAGGAATGGCGTTGTTTTGGTAGAAAACGCAGGAATGGGCAGTgacaaaaaaagaaacatttcttaCACGATGAATAAAAAGACAGGAACACTG CTATTTAACAGAGTTTCAAAGGACGACACTGGAGAGTATTACTGTGAAGCCTCTAATGGAATCGGACTTCCTCAAAAATGTTCTGCAAAGCGAATGCAAGTTG ATGATCTTAATATAAGCGGAATCATAGCTGCTGTAGTAGTTGTGGCTCTGGTAATGGCATTATGTGGCCTTGGGGTATTTTATGCACAAAAAAAAGGTTACTTTTCAA AAGAAAACTCTTCTCA gaagaagagttctgaCTATAAATATACCCCAAGTGAAAAG